A window of Sulfurimonas gotlandica GD1 contains these coding sequences:
- a CDS encoding AMMECR1 domain-containing protein: MSRSVLLQLARDSIQEVLEMKRTIDKSALLNEHPLLNEKIATTVNIYISDELRGSFTSKEATKSLLEDIVYNAKKSAFEDKSFTPLTTSEYLSCEIELLLNTPDGVMSEKDPAILKD; the protein is encoded by the coding sequence ATGTCTCGTTCGGTCTTGCTGCAACTTGCTCGCGATTCAATACAAGAAGTTTTAGAAATGAAAAGAACTATAGACAAATCTGCACTCTTAAATGAGCATCCTTTACTCAACGAAAAGATTGCTACAACTGTAAACATTTACATCAGCGATGAGTTGAGAGGTTCATTCACATCTAAAGAAGCTACAAAGAGCCTTCTCGAAGATATAGTATATAATGCTAAAAAATCTGCTTTTGAAGATAAAAGTTTCACTCCGCTAACAACTTCTGAATATCTAAGTTGTGAGATAGAGCTACTACTCAATACACCAGATGGTGTTATGAGTGAAAAAGACCCTGCAATTTTAAAAGACTAA
- a CDS encoding NAD(P)-binding domain-containing protein translates to MSHLYNLAIIGAGPAGIATAVEGYLQGIRDIVLLEKDQNHNSTIRKYYKDNKRVDKDWKGQKVELDGRIYFVDGTKETTLDFFDEILDHHSVELQTHVEVQSIEKKENFFEVFMAGKSVRAKNVVVTIGRMGKPNKPSYKIPSGIKKKVGYTLDDCSEGEKILVVGGGDSAVEYAVDLSEKNDVAICYRRETFRRANPTNQTNIANAIMHKEVRPILGIDIDGLEDVDGKVKVIFNDMENEIFDRVIYAIGGTTPSAFLASSGIEEADGKPVHDDNYETNIKGMFVAGDITQESGGSIALGLNHGYAIACYIQGGDQIPSD, encoded by the coding sequence ATGAGTCATCTATATAACTTGGCAATTATTGGGGCAGGTCCAGCCGGTATTGCAACGGCTGTTGAAGGCTATTTACAAGGGATAAGGGATATTGTACTTCTAGAAAAAGATCAAAATCATAATTCGACTATACGCAAATATTACAAAGACAATAAGAGAGTAGATAAGGATTGGAAGGGTCAAAAGGTTGAACTAGATGGTAGAATCTACTTTGTAGACGGCACGAAAGAGACAACTTTAGACTTTTTTGATGAGATTTTAGACCATCACTCAGTGGAACTACAGACTCATGTAGAGGTTCAGTCCATAGAGAAAAAGGAAAACTTTTTTGAAGTTTTTATGGCTGGTAAAAGCGTCAGAGCTAAGAATGTTGTTGTGACTATAGGCAGAATGGGTAAACCAAACAAACCAAGTTATAAGATTCCATCAGGTATAAAAAAGAAGGTAGGTTACACTTTAGATGATTGTTCAGAGGGTGAAAAAATTCTTGTAGTTGGTGGCGGAGATAGTGCTGTTGAGTACGCTGTTGATTTGAGTGAGAAAAATGATGTAGCTATTTGTTACAGAAGAGAAACTTTTAGACGTGCCAATCCTACTAACCAAACAAATATAGCCAATGCAATTATGCATAAAGAAGTCAGACCTATTTTAGGCATAGATATTGATGGACTTGAAGATGTCGATGGTAAAGTTAAAGTTATTTTTAACGACATGGAAAATGAGATTTTTGACAGAGTTATTTATGCAATCGGCGGAACGACTCCAAGCGCATTTTTGGCAAGTTCAGGCATCGAAGAAGCAGATGGAAAACCTGTCCATGATGATAACTATGAAACAAATATCAAAGGGATGTTTGTAGCTGGAGATATAACTCAAGAGTCAGGTGGAAGTATCGCTTTAGGACTTAACCATGGCTACGCAATAGCTTGCTATATTCAAGGTGGAGACCAAATACCATCAGATTAG
- a CDS encoding OmpA family protein, whose translation MKYLLPLLALVFYAYASEVTPKTDSEFAYIQPIAVEEAPVVKAVEEAQLDGDSDGVLDRDDKCPNTQAGEKVDASGCMIKLDSDKDGVPDTDDKCPNTPAGTKVDYRGCELDSDDDGIVDSKDKCPDTSKDFVVDGYGCPQTATLKVNFAPSKYNVSEELVNDLQNFALFLKENPGYQILIYGYTDSIGSAAANKTLSQNRANAVKEALSRYGIKTTRMTAIGKGEANPIADNTTKAGRAENRRIEVELLQ comes from the coding sequence ATGAAATACCTTTTACCACTATTAGCTCTAGTTTTTTATGCTTATGCATCCGAAGTTACACCAAAAACAGATAGCGAATTTGCCTACATTCAGCCAATAGCAGTTGAAGAAGCACCAGTAGTAAAAGCTGTTGAAGAAGCACAGCTTGATGGTGATTCTGACGGTGTACTAGATCGTGATGACAAATGTCCAAACACTCAAGCAGGTGAAAAAGTAGATGCAAGTGGTTGTATGATTAAACTTGACTCAGATAAAGATGGTGTTCCAGATACAGATGATAAATGTCCTAACACTCCTGCAGGAACTAAAGTTGACTACAGGGGCTGTGAGCTAGACAGTGATGATGATGGGATTGTAGATTCAAAAGACAAATGTCCTGATACGAGTAAAGACTTTGTTGTTGATGGTTATGGTTGTCCACAGACTGCGACACTCAAAGTAAACTTTGCACCAAGCAAGTACAATGTTTCAGAAGAACTTGTTAACGATCTTCAAAACTTTGCACTATTCTTAAAAGAAAATCCTGGATATCAAATACTCATCTATGGATACACAGATAGCATCGGTAGTGCAGCAGCAAACAAAACACTTTCACAAAACCGTGCAAATGCTGTAAAAGAAGCTCTATCTCGTTATGGAATTAAAACTACGAGAATGACTGCTATAGGAAAAGGTGAAGCTAACCCGATCGCTGATAACACGACTAAAGCAGGACGTGCAGAAAACCGTCGTATTGAAGTAGAACTACTTCAGTAA
- a CDS encoding ketopantoate reductase family protein: protein MRVAVIGLGGVGGYIAANLTKSTHKIVGFARDEHLLKIKKDGIKIVEDNSSWSVKLDARELNEANGYFDVVLFCVKSYDLQKSYEAISKYVDANTIIVSFSNGVSNGNLLRKLSKSKVLDGCVYILSHIESHGVIRKKGNIFLAVFGGLEYESAILKSIFDDSSLRAKISEDIKIDIWKKYIFISAFATLTSYYDRSIGYLHDKHYDEVKSVLKEISDVASAKGIDIKSEIEKALYTASKVPKDSYTSMHLDFKNDKRVELESLCGYIVKEAKISGVKTPLMSKMYGELLK, encoded by the coding sequence TGCGAATCTAACAAAAAGCACCCATAAGATAGTCGGTTTTGCCAGAGATGAGCATCTCTTAAAGATTAAAAAAGATGGAATCAAAATAGTTGAAGATAACAGCTCTTGGAGTGTAAAACTAGATGCAAGAGAGTTAAACGAGGCTAATGGTTACTTTGACGTAGTTTTGTTTTGTGTAAAGAGTTATGATCTTCAAAAGTCATACGAGGCTATAAGTAAATATGTAGATGCCAATACGATTATAGTAAGTTTCTCAAACGGTGTATCCAATGGTAATCTCTTAAGAAAACTTAGTAAATCCAAAGTTCTTGATGGCTGTGTCTATATACTCTCACATATAGAGTCTCATGGAGTCATACGTAAAAAGGGAAATATATTTTTAGCAGTTTTTGGTGGACTTGAATATGAGAGTGCCATTTTAAAATCAATCTTTGATGATTCCTCACTACGTGCCAAAATATCAGAGGATATAAAAATAGATATTTGGAAGAAATATATATTTATCTCAGCATTTGCAACACTGACTAGTTACTATGACAGAAGCATCGGTTACTTGCATGATAAGCATTATGATGAGGTAAAATCTGTTTTAAAAGAGATTTCTGATGTTGCATCTGCAAAGGGTATAGATATAAAATCTGAAATAGAAAAAGCTCTATATACGGCTAGTAAAGTTCCAAAAGATTCATACACATCGATGCATCTAGATTTTAAAAATGACAAAAGAGTAGAGCTAGAGAGTCTTTGTGGTTACATTGTAAAAGAAGCAAAGATAAGCGGAGTAAAAACTCCACTTATGAGTAAGATGTATGGTGAGTTACTGAAGTAG